Proteins co-encoded in one Oreochromis aureus strain Israel breed Guangdong linkage group 3, ZZ_aureus, whole genome shotgun sequence genomic window:
- the LOC120435135 gene encoding G2/M phase-specific E3 ubiquitin-protein ligase-like: MSTNPSVIATDEDEPYSSGTSASVSYNTPGLSLGSSASVTGDTRVFSSNTSSVSNGPTQPSLSSTSYSTYLGLFEEEYLSDDPDLQEAISRSLDSSASESDVQSLERILEQIVTRVNNDSTVRFNIIRRNVWDGASRAMGRSIFHQRKKIDVKFTDDYGISEGAVDNGGPTREFFRLCLCEVKDKLGIFEGPPNAKVLTCNSKAMKDNGYYYAGQIMAMSIAHGGQSPCFLSELLYECLQKGPDNVKVSTEHITDEETRSQVQSIVQAENDLQLQDAVAQAASLISLAGHNVCITLQNKQETALDLAHWYVLQRTRAPFERFRDGLRSLGVLDALQTYPLQMKE; encoded by the exons ATGTCCACCAATCCTTCTGTCATTGCTACTGATGAGGATGAGCCTTACTCCAGTGGAACATCTGCCTCTGTCAGTTACAACACACCTGGCTTATCACTGGGTTCTTCTGCCAGTGTTACTGGTGACACACGTGTCTTCTCTAGTAACACCTCCAGTGTGTCCAATGGACCTACCCAGCCAAGTTTATCCAGCACATCCTACAG TACATATCTTGGCCTGTTTGAGGAAGAATACCTGTCAGATGACCCCGACCTCCAAGAAGCCATTTCAAGGTCTTTAGACTCAAGTGCAAGTGAAAG TGACGTCCAGAGCTTAGAGAGAATCTTGGAGCAGATTGTTACTAGAGTAAATAATGACAGCACTGTACGCTTCAACATCATAAGGCGAAATGTGTGGGATGGAGCATCCAGAGCCATGGGCAGATCAATTTTtcaccagagaaaaaaaatagatgtgAAGTTTACTGATGACTATGGAATATCTGAGGGTGCTGTTGACAATGGAGGACCTACTCGGGAGTTCTTCCGACTTTGCCTCTGTGAAGTCAAGGACAAACTTGGCATCTTTGAAGGTCCACCCAATGCTAAAGTTCTTACGTGCAATTCTAAAG CAATGAAAGATAATGGATACTACTATGCTGGCCAGATCATGGCAATGTCAATTGCCCATGGGGGACAGAGTCCATGTTTCTTGTCTGAACTCTTGTATGAGTGTCTTCAAAAGGGTCCAGACAATGTAAAAGTCAGCACTGAGCATATTACTGATGAGGAAACAAGGTCACAAGTGCAGTCG ATCGTACAGGCCGAGAATGATCTACAGCTGCAAGATGCAGTTGCACAGGCAGCCAGCTTGATCAGTCTTGCTGGTCACAATGTTTGCATAACActtcaaaacaaacaagaaactgCTTTGGATCTGGCTCACTGGTATGTCCTTCAACGGACCCGTGCACCTTTTGAAAG GTTCAGAGATGGCTTGAGGTCTCTAGGTGTCCTAGATGCTCTACAGACATACCCTCTTCAGATGAA GGAGTAA